The Euphorbia lathyris chromosome 8, ddEupLath1.1, whole genome shotgun sequence genome has a window encoding:
- the LOC136203535 gene encoding ferric reduction oxidase 7, chloroplastic-like isoform X4 translates to MAATVAEEEHPFLLEDVNNNIKSSSYFASFAKWFLKSIMWLLFLSWIALFFLVPSDFGAQLYSNWVAATSGSVFGETGSALLIFNGPIFIIMLVAVPYLALFRKEVDQQKIHGNAAPRLRLGTFPVLVDGPFGVVSAAELIGMFLFLVFILWAAYSYTIANFEMLPSLGDTLLEYRFRMTAYRFGSMSLSIIAFLFLPIARGSILLRLVDIPFERATKYHAWLGHLTMFLLTLHGLGYMILWIMRGGVLASILEWKDDTGANFAGVISYAFGLLMWMTTLPYVKKRYFELFFYTHQLYILFVFFFALHVGDTVFSKAMGGIILLMLDRFLRFFQSRRTVNIISTTVFPCGTMKLVFSKPRNLQYNALNFIFLRVREISWLQWHPFSVSSSPLDGECHISILVKAVGSWTSMLKENISNAVSVETHEKIPFPACSRISASLEGPYGHELPYYLRYKNLILVAGGSGITPFLAIVSDIFHRVKRENLYCRTNILIVWAVKKSNEISLLSELDSIVPHFSDKLNVEIQTFITREPEPLLESAEVLKVTNGSVFSSSKDGSMSILVGSGNKIWSGVYFFASSRVRFRGRCGWHVVLLGKKSVIQCRNSKR, encoded by the exons ATGGCGGCTACAGTTGCCGAGGAAGAGCACCCGTTTCTTCTCGAAGATGTCAATAACAACATCAAAAGCTCTTCTTATTTTGCTTCATTTGCGAAATGGTTTCTCAAATCTATTATGTGGCTTTTGTTTCTTTCATGGATTGCTCTCTTCTTCCTTGTTCCTTCCGATTTTGGTGCTCAACTTTATTCTAATTGGGTTGCCGCTACAAGTGGAAGCGTCTTTGGTGAGACTG GAAGTGCTTTGTTGATATTCAATGGCCCCATATTCATTATTATGCTTGTTGCTGTTCCTTATCTTGCTCTTTTTAGGAAAGAGGTGGACCAACAAAAAATTCATGG GAATGCAGCTCCAAGACTACGCTTGGGGACTTTTCCAGTTCTAGTAGATGGGCCATTTGGAGTTGTATCTGCTGCTGAATTAATTGGGATGTTTCTCTTTTTGGTGTTCATTCTCTGGGCTGCTTATTCTTATACCATTGCAAATTTTGAGATGCTACCTTCTTTAGGCGATACTCTTCTCGAATACAG GTTCCGAATGACAGCCTATCGCTTTGGTTCGATGTCCCTGTCGATCATAGCTTTTCTGTTTCTCCCAATTGCAAGAGGATCAATCCTTCTTCGTCTTGTAGATATACCTTTTGAACGTGCCACAAAATATCATGCTTGGTTGGGACATCTCACTATGTTTCTTCTTACCCTTCATGGACTAGGCTATATGATTTTATGGATTATGCGAGGCGGTGTGCTTGCATCT ATATTGGAGTGGAAAGATGATACTGGTGCGAATTTTGCTGGGGTTATCAGCTATGCATTTGGCCTATTAATGTGGATGACAACACTTCCCTATGTGAAAAAGCGATATTTCGAGCTTTTCTTCTATACTCATCAACTTTACATACTTTTTGTCTTCTTCTTTGCATTACATGTTGGTGATACCGTATTTAGCAAAGCTATGGGAGGAATAATTCTTTTAATGCTTGATCGTTTTCTGAGATTTTTCCAGTCTCGAAGAACTGTCAATATAATTTCAACAACGGTGTTTCCATGTGGAACAATGAAGTTGGTGTTTTCAAAACCCAGAA ATCTGCAGTATAATGCTCTCAACTTTATATTCCTTCGTGTTCGAGAAATATCTTGGCTTCAATGGCATCCGTTTAGTGTCTCATCCAGTCCCCTGGACGGTGAATGTCATATTTCAATCCTTGTAAAAGCTGTTGGAAGCTGGACATCGATGCTTAAAGAAAATATCTCGAATGCTGTTTCAGTGGAAACTCATGAGAAGATTCCTTTCCCTGCTTGTTCCAGAATTTCAGCCTCTTTAGAGGGGCCTTATGGGCATGAATTGCCGTACTATTTGAG ATATAAAAACCTCATATTAGTAGCCGGAGGAAGCGGGATCACGCCTTTTCTAGCTATCGTAAGTGATATTTTCCACCGTGTGAAGAGAGAGAACCTGTATTGCCGAACAAATATTTTGATTGTGTGGGCAGTGAAAAAATCAAATGAAATTAGTCTTCTTTCCGAATTAGATTCCATCGTTCCACATTTCTCCGATAAACTAAATGTCGAAATCCAAACGTTCATCACTCGTGAACCAGAGCCGCTATTG GAAAGTGCGGAAGTTCTGAAGGTGACAAATGGTTCGGTTTTTTCATCCTCGAAAGATGGTAGCATGTCGATTTTAGTTGGATCGGGGAACAAGATATGGTCTGGAGTATATTTTTTCGCATCTTCG CGTGTTCGTTTTCGGGGGCGTTGTGGTTGGCATGTGGTATTATTGGGGAAAAAAAGCGTCATCCAATGTCGAAACTCAAAACGATAG
- the LOC136203535 gene encoding ferric reduction oxidase 7, chloroplastic-like isoform X3: MAATVAEEEHPFLLEDVNNNIKSSSYFASFAKWFLKSIMWLLFLSWIALFFLVPSDFGAQLYSNWVAATSGSVFGETGSALLIFNGPIFIIMLVAVPYLALFRKEVDQQKIHGNAAPRLRLGTFPVLVDGPFGVVSAAELIGMFLFLVFILWAAYSYTIANFEMLPSLGDTLLEYRFRMTAYRFGSMSLSIIAFLFLPIARGSILLRLVDIPFERATKYHAWLGHLTMFLLTLHGLGYMILWIMRGGVLASILEWKDDTGANFAGVISYAFGLLMWMTTLPYVKKRYFELFFYTHQLYILFVFFFALHVGDTVFSKAMGGIILLMLDRFLRFFQSRRTVNIISTTVFPCGTMKLVFSKPRNLQYNALNFIFLRVREISWLQWHPFSVSSSPLDGECHISILVKAVGSWTSMLKENISNAVSVETHEKIPFPACSRISASLEGPYGHELPYYLRYKNLILVAGGSGITPFLAIVSDIFHRVKRENLYCRTNILIVWAVKKSNEISLLSELDSIVPHFSDKLNVEIQTFITREPEPLLESAEVLKVTNGSVFSSSKDGSMSILVGSGNKIWSGVYFFASSVGFVICLSILEACYIQPFDILSWWYKGLLFLVCMVVSVFVFGGVVVGMWYYWGKKASSNVETQNDRERIDDKVVTKEITSEALASFSTFRYGCRPDFKGL, translated from the exons ATGGCGGCTACAGTTGCCGAGGAAGAGCACCCGTTTCTTCTCGAAGATGTCAATAACAACATCAAAAGCTCTTCTTATTTTGCTTCATTTGCGAAATGGTTTCTCAAATCTATTATGTGGCTTTTGTTTCTTTCATGGATTGCTCTCTTCTTCCTTGTTCCTTCCGATTTTGGTGCTCAACTTTATTCTAATTGGGTTGCCGCTACAAGTGGAAGCGTCTTTGGTGAGACTG GAAGTGCTTTGTTGATATTCAATGGCCCCATATTCATTATTATGCTTGTTGCTGTTCCTTATCTTGCTCTTTTTAGGAAAGAGGTGGACCAACAAAAAATTCATGG GAATGCAGCTCCAAGACTACGCTTGGGGACTTTTCCAGTTCTAGTAGATGGGCCATTTGGAGTTGTATCTGCTGCTGAATTAATTGGGATGTTTCTCTTTTTGGTGTTCATTCTCTGGGCTGCTTATTCTTATACCATTGCAAATTTTGAGATGCTACCTTCTTTAGGCGATACTCTTCTCGAATACAG GTTCCGAATGACAGCCTATCGCTTTGGTTCGATGTCCCTGTCGATCATAGCTTTTCTGTTTCTCCCAATTGCAAGAGGATCAATCCTTCTTCGTCTTGTAGATATACCTTTTGAACGTGCCACAAAATATCATGCTTGGTTGGGACATCTCACTATGTTTCTTCTTACCCTTCATGGACTAGGCTATATGATTTTATGGATTATGCGAGGCGGTGTGCTTGCATCT ATATTGGAGTGGAAAGATGATACTGGTGCGAATTTTGCTGGGGTTATCAGCTATGCATTTGGCCTATTAATGTGGATGACAACACTTCCCTATGTGAAAAAGCGATATTTCGAGCTTTTCTTCTATACTCATCAACTTTACATACTTTTTGTCTTCTTCTTTGCATTACATGTTGGTGATACCGTATTTAGCAAAGCTATGGGAGGAATAATTCTTTTAATGCTTGATCGTTTTCTGAGATTTTTCCAGTCTCGAAGAACTGTCAATATAATTTCAACAACGGTGTTTCCATGTGGAACAATGAAGTTGGTGTTTTCAAAACCCAGAA ATCTGCAGTATAATGCTCTCAACTTTATATTCCTTCGTGTTCGAGAAATATCTTGGCTTCAATGGCATCCGTTTAGTGTCTCATCCAGTCCCCTGGACGGTGAATGTCATATTTCAATCCTTGTAAAAGCTGTTGGAAGCTGGACATCGATGCTTAAAGAAAATATCTCGAATGCTGTTTCAGTGGAAACTCATGAGAAGATTCCTTTCCCTGCTTGTTCCAGAATTTCAGCCTCTTTAGAGGGGCCTTATGGGCATGAATTGCCGTACTATTTGAG ATATAAAAACCTCATATTAGTAGCCGGAGGAAGCGGGATCACGCCTTTTCTAGCTATCGTAAGTGATATTTTCCACCGTGTGAAGAGAGAGAACCTGTATTGCCGAACAAATATTTTGATTGTGTGGGCAGTGAAAAAATCAAATGAAATTAGTCTTCTTTCCGAATTAGATTCCATCGTTCCACATTTCTCCGATAAACTAAATGTCGAAATCCAAACGTTCATCACTCGTGAACCAGAGCCGCTATTG GAAAGTGCGGAAGTTCTGAAGGTGACAAATGGTTCGGTTTTTTCATCCTCGAAAGATGGTAGCATGTCGATTTTAGTTGGATCGGGGAACAAGATATGGTCTGGAGTATATTTTTTCGCATCTTCGGTTGGTTTTGTAATTTGTTTAAGCATTTTGGAGGCATGTTACATACAACCTTTCGATATATTAAGTTGGTGGTATAAAGGTTTGCTATTCCTCGTGTGCATGGTTGTTAGCGTGTTCGTTTTCGGGGGCGTTGTGGTTGGCATGTGGTATTATTGGGGAAAAAAAGCGTCATCCAATGTCGAAACTCAAAACGATAGGGAGCGAATTGATGATAAAGTGGTAACAAAGGAGATCACTTCAGAAGCTCTCGCAAGTTTCAGCACATTTCGATATGGCTGCAGGCCAGATTTCAAAG GATTGTAA
- the LOC136203535 gene encoding ferric reduction oxidase 7, chloroplastic-like isoform X1: MAATVAEEEHPFLLEDVNNNIKSSSYFASFAKWFLKSIMWLLFLSWIALFFLVPSDFGAQLYSNWVAATSGSVFGETGSALLIFNGPIFIIMLVAVPYLALFRKEVDQQKIHGNAAPRLRLGTFPVLVDGPFGVVSAAELIGMFLFLVFILWAAYSYTIANFEMLPSLGDTLLEYRFRMTAYRFGSMSLSIIAFLFLPIARGSILLRLVDIPFERATKYHAWLGHLTMFLLTLHGLGYMILWIMRGGVLASILEWKDDTGANFAGVISYAFGLLMWMTTLPYVKKRYFELFFYTHQLYILFVFFFALHVGDTVFSKAMGGIILLMLDRFLRFFQSRRTVNIISTTVFPCGTMKLVFSKPRNLQYNALNFIFLRVREISWLQWHPFSVSSSPLDGECHISILVKAVGSWTSMLKENISNAVSVETHEKIPFPACSRISASLEGPYGHELPYYLRYKNLILVAGGSGITPFLAIVSDIFHRVKRENLYCRTNILIVWAVKKSNEISLLSELDSIVPHFSDKLNVEIQTFITREPEPLLESAEVLKVTNGSVFSSSKDGSMSILVGSGNKIWSGVYFFASSVGFVICLSILEACYIQPFDILSWWYKGLLFLVCMVVSVFVFGGVVVGMWYYWGKKASSNVETQNDRERIDDKVVTKEITSEALASFSTFRYGCRPDFKEIFDLMSKRWSSVDIGVIVCGPASLESSVASEIRSHIFRRSSSSHDSIFHFNSHSFEF; the protein is encoded by the exons ATGGCGGCTACAGTTGCCGAGGAAGAGCACCCGTTTCTTCTCGAAGATGTCAATAACAACATCAAAAGCTCTTCTTATTTTGCTTCATTTGCGAAATGGTTTCTCAAATCTATTATGTGGCTTTTGTTTCTTTCATGGATTGCTCTCTTCTTCCTTGTTCCTTCCGATTTTGGTGCTCAACTTTATTCTAATTGGGTTGCCGCTACAAGTGGAAGCGTCTTTGGTGAGACTG GAAGTGCTTTGTTGATATTCAATGGCCCCATATTCATTATTATGCTTGTTGCTGTTCCTTATCTTGCTCTTTTTAGGAAAGAGGTGGACCAACAAAAAATTCATGG GAATGCAGCTCCAAGACTACGCTTGGGGACTTTTCCAGTTCTAGTAGATGGGCCATTTGGAGTTGTATCTGCTGCTGAATTAATTGGGATGTTTCTCTTTTTGGTGTTCATTCTCTGGGCTGCTTATTCTTATACCATTGCAAATTTTGAGATGCTACCTTCTTTAGGCGATACTCTTCTCGAATACAG GTTCCGAATGACAGCCTATCGCTTTGGTTCGATGTCCCTGTCGATCATAGCTTTTCTGTTTCTCCCAATTGCAAGAGGATCAATCCTTCTTCGTCTTGTAGATATACCTTTTGAACGTGCCACAAAATATCATGCTTGGTTGGGACATCTCACTATGTTTCTTCTTACCCTTCATGGACTAGGCTATATGATTTTATGGATTATGCGAGGCGGTGTGCTTGCATCT ATATTGGAGTGGAAAGATGATACTGGTGCGAATTTTGCTGGGGTTATCAGCTATGCATTTGGCCTATTAATGTGGATGACAACACTTCCCTATGTGAAAAAGCGATATTTCGAGCTTTTCTTCTATACTCATCAACTTTACATACTTTTTGTCTTCTTCTTTGCATTACATGTTGGTGATACCGTATTTAGCAAAGCTATGGGAGGAATAATTCTTTTAATGCTTGATCGTTTTCTGAGATTTTTCCAGTCTCGAAGAACTGTCAATATAATTTCAACAACGGTGTTTCCATGTGGAACAATGAAGTTGGTGTTTTCAAAACCCAGAA ATCTGCAGTATAATGCTCTCAACTTTATATTCCTTCGTGTTCGAGAAATATCTTGGCTTCAATGGCATCCGTTTAGTGTCTCATCCAGTCCCCTGGACGGTGAATGTCATATTTCAATCCTTGTAAAAGCTGTTGGAAGCTGGACATCGATGCTTAAAGAAAATATCTCGAATGCTGTTTCAGTGGAAACTCATGAGAAGATTCCTTTCCCTGCTTGTTCCAGAATTTCAGCCTCTTTAGAGGGGCCTTATGGGCATGAATTGCCGTACTATTTGAG ATATAAAAACCTCATATTAGTAGCCGGAGGAAGCGGGATCACGCCTTTTCTAGCTATCGTAAGTGATATTTTCCACCGTGTGAAGAGAGAGAACCTGTATTGCCGAACAAATATTTTGATTGTGTGGGCAGTGAAAAAATCAAATGAAATTAGTCTTCTTTCCGAATTAGATTCCATCGTTCCACATTTCTCCGATAAACTAAATGTCGAAATCCAAACGTTCATCACTCGTGAACCAGAGCCGCTATTG GAAAGTGCGGAAGTTCTGAAGGTGACAAATGGTTCGGTTTTTTCATCCTCGAAAGATGGTAGCATGTCGATTTTAGTTGGATCGGGGAACAAGATATGGTCTGGAGTATATTTTTTCGCATCTTCGGTTGGTTTTGTAATTTGTTTAAGCATTTTGGAGGCATGTTACATACAACCTTTCGATATATTAAGTTGGTGGTATAAAGGTTTGCTATTCCTCGTGTGCATGGTTGTTAGCGTGTTCGTTTTCGGGGGCGTTGTGGTTGGCATGTGGTATTATTGGGGAAAAAAAGCGTCATCCAATGTCGAAACTCAAAACGATAGGGAGCGAATTGATGATAAAGTGGTAACAAAGGAGATCACTTCAGAAGCTCTCGCAAGTTTCAGCACATTTCGATATGGCTGCAGGCCAGATTTCAAAG AAATATTTGACCTTATGTCAAAGCGATGGAGCAGTGTCGATATAGGAGTGATAGTTTGCGGTCCGGCAAGTCTGGAGTCAAGTGTTGCAAGTGAAATCAGGTCACATATTTTCAGGAGAAGTTCCTCCTCCCATGATTCCATTTTCCATTTTAACAGTCATAGCTTTGAGTTTTAG
- the LOC136203535 gene encoding ferric reduction oxidase 7, chloroplastic-like isoform X2 — translation MAATVAEEEHPFLLEDVNNNIKSSSYFASFAKWFLKSIMWLLFLSWIALFFLVPSDFGAQLYSNWVAATSGSVFGETGSALLIFNGPIFIIMLVAVPYLALFRKEVDQQKIHGNAAPRLRLGTFPVLVDGPFGVVSAAELIGMFLFLVFILWAAYSYTIANFEMLPSLGDTLLEYRFRMTAYRFGSMSLSIIAFLFLPIARGSILLRLVDIPFERATKYHAWLGHLTMFLLTLHGLGYMILWIMRGGVLASILEWKDDTGANFAGVISYAFGLLMWMTTLPYVKKRYFELFFYTHQLYILFVFFFALHVGDTVFSKAMGGIILLMLDRFLRFFQSRRTVNIISTTVFPCGTMKLVFSKPRNLQYNALNFIFLRVREISWLQWHPFSVSSSPLDGECHISILVKAVGSWTSMLKENISNAVSVETHEKIPFPACSRISASLEGPYGHELPYYLRYKNLILVAGGSGITPFLAIVSDIFHRVKRENLYCRTNILIVWAVKKSNEISLLSELDSIVPHFSDKLNVEIQTFITREPEPLLESAEVLKVTNGSVFSSSKDGSMSILVGSGNKIWSGVYFFASSVGFVICLSILEACYIQPFDILSWWYKGLLFLVCMVVSVFVFGGVVVGMWYYWGKKASSNVETQNDRERIDDKVVTKEITSEALASFSTFRYGCRPDFKGFRTI, via the exons ATGGCGGCTACAGTTGCCGAGGAAGAGCACCCGTTTCTTCTCGAAGATGTCAATAACAACATCAAAAGCTCTTCTTATTTTGCTTCATTTGCGAAATGGTTTCTCAAATCTATTATGTGGCTTTTGTTTCTTTCATGGATTGCTCTCTTCTTCCTTGTTCCTTCCGATTTTGGTGCTCAACTTTATTCTAATTGGGTTGCCGCTACAAGTGGAAGCGTCTTTGGTGAGACTG GAAGTGCTTTGTTGATATTCAATGGCCCCATATTCATTATTATGCTTGTTGCTGTTCCTTATCTTGCTCTTTTTAGGAAAGAGGTGGACCAACAAAAAATTCATGG GAATGCAGCTCCAAGACTACGCTTGGGGACTTTTCCAGTTCTAGTAGATGGGCCATTTGGAGTTGTATCTGCTGCTGAATTAATTGGGATGTTTCTCTTTTTGGTGTTCATTCTCTGGGCTGCTTATTCTTATACCATTGCAAATTTTGAGATGCTACCTTCTTTAGGCGATACTCTTCTCGAATACAG GTTCCGAATGACAGCCTATCGCTTTGGTTCGATGTCCCTGTCGATCATAGCTTTTCTGTTTCTCCCAATTGCAAGAGGATCAATCCTTCTTCGTCTTGTAGATATACCTTTTGAACGTGCCACAAAATATCATGCTTGGTTGGGACATCTCACTATGTTTCTTCTTACCCTTCATGGACTAGGCTATATGATTTTATGGATTATGCGAGGCGGTGTGCTTGCATCT ATATTGGAGTGGAAAGATGATACTGGTGCGAATTTTGCTGGGGTTATCAGCTATGCATTTGGCCTATTAATGTGGATGACAACACTTCCCTATGTGAAAAAGCGATATTTCGAGCTTTTCTTCTATACTCATCAACTTTACATACTTTTTGTCTTCTTCTTTGCATTACATGTTGGTGATACCGTATTTAGCAAAGCTATGGGAGGAATAATTCTTTTAATGCTTGATCGTTTTCTGAGATTTTTCCAGTCTCGAAGAACTGTCAATATAATTTCAACAACGGTGTTTCCATGTGGAACAATGAAGTTGGTGTTTTCAAAACCCAGAA ATCTGCAGTATAATGCTCTCAACTTTATATTCCTTCGTGTTCGAGAAATATCTTGGCTTCAATGGCATCCGTTTAGTGTCTCATCCAGTCCCCTGGACGGTGAATGTCATATTTCAATCCTTGTAAAAGCTGTTGGAAGCTGGACATCGATGCTTAAAGAAAATATCTCGAATGCTGTTTCAGTGGAAACTCATGAGAAGATTCCTTTCCCTGCTTGTTCCAGAATTTCAGCCTCTTTAGAGGGGCCTTATGGGCATGAATTGCCGTACTATTTGAG ATATAAAAACCTCATATTAGTAGCCGGAGGAAGCGGGATCACGCCTTTTCTAGCTATCGTAAGTGATATTTTCCACCGTGTGAAGAGAGAGAACCTGTATTGCCGAACAAATATTTTGATTGTGTGGGCAGTGAAAAAATCAAATGAAATTAGTCTTCTTTCCGAATTAGATTCCATCGTTCCACATTTCTCCGATAAACTAAATGTCGAAATCCAAACGTTCATCACTCGTGAACCAGAGCCGCTATTG GAAAGTGCGGAAGTTCTGAAGGTGACAAATGGTTCGGTTTTTTCATCCTCGAAAGATGGTAGCATGTCGATTTTAGTTGGATCGGGGAACAAGATATGGTCTGGAGTATATTTTTTCGCATCTTCGGTTGGTTTTGTAATTTGTTTAAGCATTTTGGAGGCATGTTACATACAACCTTTCGATATATTAAGTTGGTGGTATAAAGGTTTGCTATTCCTCGTGTGCATGGTTGTTAGCGTGTTCGTTTTCGGGGGCGTTGTGGTTGGCATGTGGTATTATTGGGGAAAAAAAGCGTCATCCAATGTCGAAACTCAAAACGATAGGGAGCGAATTGATGATAAAGTGGTAACAAAGGAGATCACTTCAGAAGCTCTCGCAAGTTTCAGCACATTTCGATATGGCTGCAGGCCAGATTTCAAAG GTTTCagaactatatag
- the LOC136203535 gene encoding ferric reduction oxidase 7, chloroplastic-like isoform X5, with protein sequence MFLFLVFILWAAYSYTIANFEMLPSLGDTLLEYRFRMTAYRFGSMSLSIIAFLFLPIARGSILLRLVDIPFERATKYHAWLGHLTMFLLTLHGLGYMILWIMRGGVLASILEWKDDTGANFAGVISYAFGLLMWMTTLPYVKKRYFELFFYTHQLYILFVFFFALHVGDTVFSKAMGGIILLMLDRFLRFFQSRRTVNIISTTVFPCGTMKLVFSKPRNLQYNALNFIFLRVREISWLQWHPFSVSSSPLDGECHISILVKAVGSWTSMLKENISNAVSVETHEKIPFPACSRISASLEGPYGHELPYYLRYKNLILVAGGSGITPFLAIVSDIFHRVKRENLYCRTNILIVWAVKKSNEISLLSELDSIVPHFSDKLNVEIQTFITREPEPLLESAEVLKVTNGSVFSSSKDGSMSILVGSGNKIWSGVYFFASSVGFVICLSILEACYIQPFDILSWWYKGLLFLVCMVVSVFVFGGVVVGMWYYWGKKASSNVETQNDRERIDDKVVTKEITSEALASFSTFRYGCRPDFKEIFDLMSKRWSSVDIGVIVCGPASLESSVASEIRSHIFRRSSSSHDSIFHFNSHSFEF encoded by the exons ATGTTTCTCTTTTTGGTGTTCATTCTCTGGGCTGCTTATTCTTATACCATTGCAAATTTTGAGATGCTACCTTCTTTAGGCGATACTCTTCTCGAATACAG GTTCCGAATGACAGCCTATCGCTTTGGTTCGATGTCCCTGTCGATCATAGCTTTTCTGTTTCTCCCAATTGCAAGAGGATCAATCCTTCTTCGTCTTGTAGATATACCTTTTGAACGTGCCACAAAATATCATGCTTGGTTGGGACATCTCACTATGTTTCTTCTTACCCTTCATGGACTAGGCTATATGATTTTATGGATTATGCGAGGCGGTGTGCTTGCATCT ATATTGGAGTGGAAAGATGATACTGGTGCGAATTTTGCTGGGGTTATCAGCTATGCATTTGGCCTATTAATGTGGATGACAACACTTCCCTATGTGAAAAAGCGATATTTCGAGCTTTTCTTCTATACTCATCAACTTTACATACTTTTTGTCTTCTTCTTTGCATTACATGTTGGTGATACCGTATTTAGCAAAGCTATGGGAGGAATAATTCTTTTAATGCTTGATCGTTTTCTGAGATTTTTCCAGTCTCGAAGAACTGTCAATATAATTTCAACAACGGTGTTTCCATGTGGAACAATGAAGTTGGTGTTTTCAAAACCCAGAA ATCTGCAGTATAATGCTCTCAACTTTATATTCCTTCGTGTTCGAGAAATATCTTGGCTTCAATGGCATCCGTTTAGTGTCTCATCCAGTCCCCTGGACGGTGAATGTCATATTTCAATCCTTGTAAAAGCTGTTGGAAGCTGGACATCGATGCTTAAAGAAAATATCTCGAATGCTGTTTCAGTGGAAACTCATGAGAAGATTCCTTTCCCTGCTTGTTCCAGAATTTCAGCCTCTTTAGAGGGGCCTTATGGGCATGAATTGCCGTACTATTTGAG ATATAAAAACCTCATATTAGTAGCCGGAGGAAGCGGGATCACGCCTTTTCTAGCTATCGTAAGTGATATTTTCCACCGTGTGAAGAGAGAGAACCTGTATTGCCGAACAAATATTTTGATTGTGTGGGCAGTGAAAAAATCAAATGAAATTAGTCTTCTTTCCGAATTAGATTCCATCGTTCCACATTTCTCCGATAAACTAAATGTCGAAATCCAAACGTTCATCACTCGTGAACCAGAGCCGCTATTG GAAAGTGCGGAAGTTCTGAAGGTGACAAATGGTTCGGTTTTTTCATCCTCGAAAGATGGTAGCATGTCGATTTTAGTTGGATCGGGGAACAAGATATGGTCTGGAGTATATTTTTTCGCATCTTCGGTTGGTTTTGTAATTTGTTTAAGCATTTTGGAGGCATGTTACATACAACCTTTCGATATATTAAGTTGGTGGTATAAAGGTTTGCTATTCCTCGTGTGCATGGTTGTTAGCGTGTTCGTTTTCGGGGGCGTTGTGGTTGGCATGTGGTATTATTGGGGAAAAAAAGCGTCATCCAATGTCGAAACTCAAAACGATAGGGAGCGAATTGATGATAAAGTGGTAACAAAGGAGATCACTTCAGAAGCTCTCGCAAGTTTCAGCACATTTCGATATGGCTGCAGGCCAGATTTCAAAG AAATATTTGACCTTATGTCAAAGCGATGGAGCAGTGTCGATATAGGAGTGATAGTTTGCGGTCCGGCAAGTCTGGAGTCAAGTGTTGCAAGTGAAATCAGGTCACATATTTTCAGGAGAAGTTCCTCCTCCCATGATTCCATTTTCCATTTTAACAGTCATAGCTTTGAGTTTTAG